In one Sphingomonas sp. AP4-R1 genomic region, the following are encoded:
- the pdhA gene encoding pyruvate dehydrogenase (acetyl-transferring) E1 component subunit alpha encodes MAKAASPRSPRANNAAPAASATKVATPAGIGNRERPEEPKPYEASKEEMLEFYRQMLLIRRFEEKAGQLYGLGLIGGFCHLYIGQEAVAVGLQSALTVGRDSVVTGYRDHGHMLAYGIDPNVIMAELTGRAAGISRGKGGSMHMFSVEHGFYGGHGIVGAQVSIGAGLGFKHKYAEDGGLALVYFGDGAANQGQVYESFNMAELWKLPVIFVIENNQYAMGTSVNRASAEDQLYRRGESFRIPGIQVDGMDVLAVRGAAEEAKAWVQAGKGPILLELKTYRYRGHSMSDPAKYRSREEVQSVRDKSDPIDHLARLLEGAGVSADDLKTLDKDIRKIVADSAAFAEESPQPDPSELYTDVLVDTY; translated from the coding sequence TTGGCGAAGGCAGCATCACCACGTAGCCCGCGCGCGAACAACGCCGCGCCCGCAGCATCCGCGACCAAGGTTGCGACGCCGGCCGGCATCGGCAATCGCGAACGTCCCGAAGAACCCAAGCCGTATGAAGCCTCCAAGGAGGAAATGCTTGAATTCTATCGGCAAATGCTTCTCATCCGCCGCTTCGAGGAGAAGGCGGGCCAGCTGTATGGCCTCGGCCTGATCGGCGGCTTCTGCCACCTCTATATCGGCCAGGAAGCGGTCGCCGTCGGCCTCCAGTCGGCGCTCACCGTCGGCCGGGACTCGGTGGTAACCGGTTACCGTGACCACGGGCACATGCTGGCCTACGGCATCGATCCGAACGTCATCATGGCCGAGCTGACCGGCCGCGCCGCCGGCATTTCGCGCGGCAAGGGCGGCTCGATGCACATGTTCTCCGTCGAGCATGGCTTCTACGGCGGCCACGGCATCGTCGGCGCGCAGGTGTCGATCGGCGCCGGCCTCGGCTTCAAGCACAAATATGCCGAAGATGGCGGCCTCGCGCTCGTCTACTTCGGTGACGGTGCGGCCAACCAGGGCCAGGTCTACGAGAGCTTCAACATGGCGGAGCTGTGGAAGCTTCCCGTGATCTTCGTGATCGAGAACAACCAGTATGCGATGGGCACCTCGGTGAACCGCGCATCGGCCGAGGACCAGCTGTATCGCCGCGGCGAGAGCTTCCGCATCCCCGGCATCCAGGTGGACGGCATGGACGTGCTCGCGGTGCGCGGCGCGGCCGAAGAGGCCAAGGCGTGGGTGCAGGCCGGCAAGGGCCCGATCCTGCTGGAGCTGAAGACCTATCGCTATCGCGGCCACTCGATGTCCGATCCGGCCAAGTATCGCTCGCGTGAGGAAGTGCAGTCGGTTCGCGACAAGAGCGATCCGATCGATCATCTCGCCCGGCTGCTGGAAGGCGCCGGCGTCTCCGCCGACGATCTGAAGACGCTCGACAAGGACATCCGCAAGATCGTGGCCGACAGCGCCGCCTTCGCGGAGGAGAGCCCTCAGCCGGATCCGTCCGAACTGTACACCGACGTTCTCGTCGACACCTATTGA
- a CDS encoding pyruvate dehydrogenase complex E1 component subunit beta, whose protein sequence is MPIELKMPALSPTMEEGTLAKWLVKEGDTVKSGDVIAEIETDKATMEFEAVDEGTVAKILVSEGTDGVKVGTVIAMIAGEDEDASAVSAPAAAPKTEPEAAAPKEAAKAAAPEGGAPQKAESGAHALVAAVADTKEDPEVPVGTELVKMTVREALKDAMAEEMRADERIFVMGEEVAEYQGAYKVTQGLLDEFGPKRVIDTPITEYGFAGIGTGAAMAGLRPIVEFMTFNFAMQAIDHIINSAAKTNYMSGGQMRCPIVFRGPNGAASRVGAQHSQNYGPWYAAVPGLIVIAPYSAADAKGLLKAAIRSNDPVVFLENELMYGQSFEVPKLDDYVLPIGKARIAKEGKGVTLVSYSIGVGVALEAAKQLAESGIDAEVIDLRTLRPLDRTTVLKSLAKTNRMVVVEEGWPTCSIASEIMAIAMEEGFDDLDAPVLRVTNIDVPLPYAANLESMALIKVDDVVAAAKKVCYK, encoded by the coding sequence ATGCCGATCGAACTGAAGATGCCCGCGCTTTCCCCGACGATGGAGGAAGGCACGCTCGCCAAATGGCTCGTCAAGGAAGGCGACACGGTCAAGTCCGGCGATGTCATCGCCGAGATCGAAACCGACAAGGCCACGATGGAATTCGAGGCCGTCGACGAAGGCACGGTCGCCAAGATCCTCGTCTCCGAAGGGACGGACGGGGTGAAGGTGGGCACCGTGATCGCGATGATCGCCGGCGAGGATGAGGATGCGTCCGCCGTGTCCGCGCCCGCCGCCGCTCCCAAGACCGAGCCGGAAGCCGCCGCCCCCAAGGAAGCCGCCAAGGCCGCGGCCCCCGAGGGTGGCGCGCCGCAGAAGGCGGAATCGGGCGCGCACGCGCTTGTCGCCGCCGTGGCCGACACCAAGGAAGATCCCGAGGTTCCCGTCGGCACCGAACTCGTCAAGATGACGGTGCGCGAGGCGCTGAAGGACGCGATGGCCGAAGAGATGCGCGCCGACGAGCGCATCTTCGTGATGGGCGAGGAAGTCGCCGAATATCAGGGCGCCTACAAGGTCACGCAGGGGCTGCTCGACGAGTTCGGCCCGAAGCGCGTGATCGATACGCCGATCACCGAATATGGCTTTGCCGGCATCGGCACGGGCGCCGCGATGGCGGGCCTGCGCCCGATCGTCGAATTCATGACGTTCAACTTCGCCATGCAGGCGATCGATCACATCATCAATTCGGCCGCCAAGACCAATTACATGTCCGGCGGCCAGATGCGCTGCCCGATCGTGTTCCGTGGTCCGAACGGTGCCGCCTCCCGCGTGGGCGCGCAGCACTCGCAGAATTACGGCCCGTGGTATGCGGCGGTGCCGGGCCTGATTGTGATCGCGCCCTATTCGGCGGCCGATGCGAAGGGCCTGCTGAAGGCGGCGATCCGCTCGAACGATCCGGTCGTCTTCCTTGAGAACGAGCTGATGTACGGTCAGTCGTTCGAGGTGCCGAAGCTGGACGATTATGTCCTGCCGATCGGCAAGGCGCGCATCGCCAAGGAAGGCAAGGGCGTCACGCTCGTCAGCTATTCGATCGGCGTGGGCGTGGCCCTCGAAGCCGCGAAGCAGCTGGCCGAGAGCGGCATCGATGCCGAGGTGATCGATCTGCGCACGCTGCGCCCGCTCGACCGCACCACGGTGCTGAAGAGCCTCGCCAAGACCAACCGCATGGTCGTGGTGGAAGAGGGCTGGCCGACCTGCTCGATCGCGTCCGAGATCATGGCGATCGCGATGGAAGAGGGCTTCGACGATCTCGACGCTCCCGTCCTGCGCGTCACCAACATCGATGTGCCGCTGCCTTACGCGGCGAACCTCGAGAGCATGGCGCTGATCAAGGTCGACGACGTCGTCGCGGCCGCCAAGAAGGTCTGCTACAAGTAA
- a CDS encoding squalene/phytoene synthase family protein — translation MADIPAAGATFPDLADPERALAITYAPAAARPGLAALFALDERLGTIVGTTTEPMIGLMRLAWWREALERLDHGPVPAEPLMAALAEHVLSHGVTGADLSQIEDGWTALLDDEDVVTRHGRERGANLFRIAGRVLGDADARFPAAGEGWALADLAHRHSDPAIRQAARERAGAVLGGMSGGAWAKAGRVLGALAVLARRDVAEDAPRRQGSPGRLARMLALRLTGR, via the coding sequence ATGGCCGATATTCCTGCGGCCGGCGCCACGTTTCCCGATCTCGCCGATCCCGAACGCGCGCTGGCGATCACCTATGCGCCGGCTGCGGCGCGTCCGGGCCTTGCCGCCCTGTTCGCGCTGGACGAGCGTCTCGGCACCATTGTCGGCACCACCACCGAGCCCATGATCGGCCTGATGCGCCTCGCCTGGTGGCGGGAGGCGCTGGAGCGGCTGGATCATGGCCCCGTGCCGGCCGAGCCGCTGATGGCGGCGCTGGCCGAGCATGTTTTGTCCCACGGTGTCACCGGCGCGGACCTGTCTCAGATCGAGGATGGCTGGACGGCCTTGCTGGATGACGAGGATGTCGTGACGCGGCATGGGCGTGAGCGGGGCGCGAACCTGTTCCGGATCGCCGGGCGCGTGCTGGGCGATGCCGATGCGCGCTTCCCGGCGGCGGGCGAGGGCTGGGCCCTGGCCGATCTCGCGCATCGCCATTCCGATCCCGCGATCCGGCAGGCGGCGCGCGAGCGTGCCGGGGCTGTACTGGGCGGGATGTCCGGTGGCGCTTGGGCAAAGGCCGGGCGGGTGCTGGGCGCGCTGGCCGTGCTGGCCCGGCGCGACGTGGCCGAGGATGCGCCGCGCCGACAAGGTTCGCCCGGCCGTCTCGCCCGGATGCTGGCGCTACGCCTGACCGGACGATAA
- a CDS encoding EF-hand domain-containing protein codes for MWRYLVGAVAALLLAGGGVLLWRGGSATQSSLSAAAPAAGAVAAGGEALPEPPAASEKTREERRFARYDKDKDGSVGREEYLASRRKAFARLDVNGDGRLTFDEWAIKTTDKFAGADSDKDGKLTPVEFATTKVVRKVKPAVKCPPAQVAGEDVES; via the coding sequence ATGTGGCGCTATCTGGTGGGGGCGGTGGCGGCGTTGCTGCTGGCGGGTGGCGGCGTCTTGCTGTGGCGCGGGGGATCCGCGACGCAATCGAGCCTGTCGGCGGCCGCGCCTGCGGCCGGTGCCGTGGCCGCAGGCGGCGAGGCTCTCCCCGAACCGCCCGCCGCCAGCGAGAAGACGCGCGAGGAGCGCCGCTTCGCCCGCTACGACAAGGACAAGGACGGCAGCGTCGGCCGCGAGGAATATCTGGCCTCGCGCCGCAAGGCCTTCGCCAGGCTGGACGTGAATGGCGACGGGCGCCTGACCTTCGACGAATGGGCGATCAAGACGACCGACAAGTTCGCCGGTGCCGACAGCGACAAGGACGGTAAGCTGACCCCGGTGGAGTTCGCCACGACGAAGGTAGTGCGGAAGGTGAAGCCGGCGGTGAAATGCCCGCCGGCTCAAGTCGCGGGAGAGGATGTGGAGAGCTGA
- a CDS encoding beta-glucosidase codes for MGMRARRFLARSILTATAIAGLSNSPLGAAALPWMDPAIVARQQAAASDTAKEAIAHQRALQLIAAMSLDQKLQQLTGDMPSVVRELPNCFGGRHVSGIADLAIPTFRITNGPVGVGQNDCVSRAAYEAAPEGMEKLKAAYTDPSSAEATALPSGMAVAASFDPQAATLFGEVIAAEMHHLALHVFEAPGMNLARLPVLGRNFEYFGEDPYLSGTMAVAETKAVQASGLIAMAKHFVANEQETNRMTIRETVDEQALRELYLIPFEMSVKDGKVASIMCSYNYVNGLHACENTPMLTDVLRGDWGFTGYVQSDFFAMKSTAPTINAGMDHEMPTPLHWAPAKMRAALAAKEVDLARIDSALERRYTQMFKAGIFDRPLKQTPIDFAAGGAKARMIGERAAVLLQNNGALPLAHTARTILLVGKASQVYAQQAIAGGSILGKHMGAGGGSSDVVPHETVAPLDGLRDALRADGRTGQMKMVLVDDANGAATIDGQAVTFAAALKDIAAADAVVVMAGTNSEEGADRATFTDATGHRLAASAAAGNSLDWYAGKPSMIATTDPAGNTAHDSQTVAMLAAILSTRSTSGRTMAQKTALVLKDNASAAMDPRLIGTQGPSILEVWFPGQEDGAIVADLLLGRANPGGKLPVTFPVAGRGFLDTITAEQFPGVPASDGKTQSVTYSEKLAIGYRWYDGNAGGRCAPVKGHNPCVAFPFGHGLSYTRFTTSAPKLATLGGGYSATVTVKNVGATAGSEVVQTYLTLPASADQLGAKQPPKRLIGFARVDLAPGETRSVTIPIDPAASNHPLGVWSKADKTWVTPKGRYTVLIGTSSAPADLAEAGTFSR; via the coding sequence ATGGGCATGCGTGCGCGGCGATTCCTTGCGAGATCGATCCTGACGGCCACGGCGATCGCTGGCCTGTCCAATTCCCCCCTCGGCGCCGCAGCCCTCCCCTGGATGGATCCCGCCATCGTCGCACGACAGCAGGCGGCCGCGTCGGACACCGCGAAGGAAGCGATCGCCCACCAGCGCGCGCTCCAGCTGATCGCCGCGATGTCGCTGGACCAGAAGCTCCAGCAGCTGACGGGCGACATGCCCTCCGTCGTGCGCGAACTGCCGAACTGCTTCGGCGGGCGCCATGTCAGCGGCATCGCCGATCTCGCCATCCCCACCTTCCGCATCACCAACGGCCCGGTCGGCGTCGGCCAGAATGATTGCGTGTCGCGCGCGGCGTACGAGGCCGCGCCCGAGGGCATGGAGAAATTGAAGGCGGCCTATACCGATCCCTCCTCGGCGGAGGCCACGGCCCTGCCCTCCGGCATGGCGGTCGCCGCCTCGTTCGATCCGCAGGCCGCCACCCTCTTCGGCGAGGTGATCGCCGCCGAGATGCACCATCTGGCGCTGCACGTGTTCGAGGCGCCGGGCATGAATCTCGCCCGCCTGCCCGTGCTGGGCCGCAACTTCGAATATTTCGGCGAGGATCCCTATCTCTCCGGCACGATGGCGGTGGCCGAGACGAAGGCGGTGCAGGCCAGCGGCCTGATCGCGATGGCCAAGCATTTCGTCGCCAACGAACAGGAGACCAACCGGATGACGATCCGGGAGACGGTCGACGAGCAGGCGCTGCGCGAACTCTATCTGATCCCGTTCGAGATGAGCGTGAAGGACGGCAAGGTGGCGAGCATCATGTGCTCGTACAATTATGTGAACGGGCTCCACGCGTGTGAGAATACGCCGATGCTGACCGACGTGCTGCGCGGCGACTGGGGCTTCACCGGCTACGTCCAGTCCGATTTCTTCGCGATGAAGAGCACAGCGCCCACGATCAACGCCGGCATGGATCACGAGATGCCGACGCCGCTCCACTGGGCGCCCGCCAAGATGCGCGCGGCGCTGGCGGCCAAGGAGGTCGATCTCGCCCGGATCGATAGCGCGCTGGAGCGCCGCTACACGCAGATGTTCAAGGCCGGCATCTTCGATCGCCCGCTGAAGCAGACTCCGATCGACTTCGCCGCCGGTGGCGCCAAAGCGCGCATGATCGGCGAGCGGGCGGCGGTGCTGCTCCAGAATAACGGCGCGCTGCCGCTGGCACACACGGCGCGGACGATCCTGCTCGTCGGCAAGGCTTCGCAGGTCTACGCGCAGCAGGCGATCGCCGGCGGATCGATCCTCGGCAAGCATATGGGCGCGGGCGGCGGCAGTTCGGATGTCGTGCCGCACGAGACGGTCGCCCCGCTGGACGGCCTGCGCGACGCGCTCCGCGCCGATGGTCGCACGGGTCAGATGAAGATGGTGCTGGTCGACGATGCCAATGGCGCGGCGACGATCGACGGGCAGGCCGTCACCTTCGCCGCCGCGCTCAAGGACATCGCCGCCGCCGACGCGGTGGTGGTGATGGCCGGCACCAATTCCGAGGAAGGCGCCGATCGCGCGACCTTCACCGATGCGACAGGCCATCGCCTCGCCGCCAGCGCGGCCGCCGGCAACTCACTCGACTGGTATGCGGGCAAGCCCAGCATGATCGCGACCACCGATCCGGCGGGCAATACCGCGCATGACAGCCAGACCGTCGCGATGCTGGCCGCGATCCTGTCCACCCGCTCCACCAGCGGCAGGACGATGGCGCAGAAGACGGCTCTGGTCCTGAAGGACAATGCCAGCGCGGCGATGGATCCCCGCCTGATCGGCACACAGGGTCCCTCGATCCTGGAGGTGTGGTTTCCGGGACAGGAGGACGGCGCGATCGTCGCCGATCTGCTGCTCGGCCGCGCCAATCCCGGCGGCAAGCTGCCGGTGACCTTCCCGGTCGCAGGGCGCGGCTTCCTCGACACGATCACGGCGGAGCAATTCCCCGGCGTGCCCGCCAGCGACGGCAAGACCCAGTCCGTCACCTACAGCGAGAAACTCGCCATCGGCTATCGCTGGTATGACGGCAATGCCGGCGGCCGGTGCGCGCCGGTGAAGGGGCACAATCCCTGCGTCGCCTTCCCGTTCGGCCACGGCCTGTCCTACACGCGCTTCACGACCTCGGCGCCCAAACTGGCGACGCTGGGCGGTGGCTACAGCGCGACCGTCACGGTCAAGAATGTCGGCGCGACCGCCGGTAGCGAGGTGGTCCAGACCTATCTCACGCTCCCGGCAAGCGCCGACCAGCTTGGCGCGAAGCAACCGCCCAAGCGCCTCATCGGCTTCGCGCGCGTCGATCTGGCGCCGGGCGAAACGCGCAGCGTGACGATCCCGATCGATCCGGCCGCCAGCAACCATCCGCTCGGCGTGTGGAGCAAGGCCGACAAGACATGGGTGACGCCGAAGGGACGCTACACGGTGCTGATCGGCACCTCATCGGCGCCGGCCGATCTGGCGGAGGCGGGGACTTTCAGCCGGTAG
- the rsmA gene encoding 16S rRNA (adenine(1518)-N(6)/adenine(1519)-N(6))-dimethyltransferase RsmA translates to MLPTLPPLREVIAKYGLSAEKALGQNFLFDGQLLDRIARVPGDLRDASVYEVGPGPGGLTRALLGAGAHVVAVERDRRCLVPLIELTNAFEGRLTVIEGDALEQDEAALVGRGAHIVANLPYNVGTPLLVRWLSDDSWAPWWASLTLMFQKEVAERIVAKPDTDHYGRLAVLAQWRAAPRIAFTVNRAAFVPPPKVTSAIVHIVPTEAPEGVKLPVLERLTAAAFGQRRKMLRQSLKAVPGALEALERLGIEATRRAETLAVADYVALARDLSGAR, encoded by the coding sequence ATGCTGCCCACTCTCCCACCCCTGCGCGAGGTGATCGCCAAATATGGGCTGAGCGCGGAGAAGGCGCTCGGGCAGAATTTCCTGTTCGACGGCCAGTTGCTCGATCGGATCGCGCGCGTGCCGGGCGATCTGCGCGATGCCTCCGTCTACGAGGTCGGCCCCGGCCCCGGCGGGCTCACGCGCGCGCTGCTGGGTGCGGGCGCGCATGTGGTGGCGGTGGAGCGCGACCGGCGCTGCCTCGTCCCCCTGATCGAGCTGACCAACGCCTTCGAAGGCCGCCTCACCGTGATCGAGGGCGACGCGCTGGAGCAGGACGAAGCGGCTCTGGTCGGGCGCGGCGCGCATATCGTGGCGAACCTGCCCTACAATGTCGGCACGCCCCTGCTCGTCCGCTGGCTGAGCGACGACAGCTGGGCGCCGTGGTGGGCCTCGCTCACGCTCATGTTCCAGAAGGAAGTGGCGGAGCGGATCGTGGCGAAGCCCGACACCGATCATTATGGCCGCCTCGCGGTGCTGGCCCAGTGGCGCGCGGCGCCGCGCATCGCCTTCACCGTCAATCGCGCCGCGTTCGTGCCGCCGCCCAAGGTGACGTCGGCGATCGTCCATATCGTGCCGACCGAGGCGCCCGAGGGCGTGAAGCTGCCCGTGCTGGAGCGGCTCACCGCCGCCGCCTTCGGCCAGCGCCGCAAGATGCTGCGCCAGAGCCTCAAGGCCGTGCCGGGCGCGCTGGAGGCGCTGGAGCGGCTGGGCATCGAGGCGACACGGCGCGCCGAGACGTTGGCCGTCGCCGATTATGTCGCGCTGGCACGGGACCTGTCGGGCGCCCGCTAG